The nucleotide sequence CTCCTCGGTCTCGACATGCGCCTCGATCAGGTAGTCACGACTGCGCACGTCGGGCGCGACGTCGGTCGGCACATGGCCCATGCCGGCATGGAAGGTGAAGCGCGTGCGCGCGCCATGGACGCGCGCGGCGTTCTCGGCAAAGCGCGGGCCTAAGCGGTCGTCGAGCGGCAGCACCTGGTGCGCCTCCGCCTGCTCCCACCACAGCTTCACCAGTGCCGCGAGCCGCTCCGGCTCGGCGGCGGCGAGATCATGCGTCTCGGAGAAATCCTGCGCAAGGTGAAACAGCTCCCATTTGTCGTTGTCGAACGGCGTGCCGGTGGGATGAAACGCGACCGCCTTCCAGCCGTCATGCCAGAGCCCGCGATGGCCGAACATCTCGAAATATTGCGGCACCGGCTTCGACGGCGCATGCGCATCCCGGATAGAGGACGCGAAGCTCACGCCCTCCAGCGGCATCTGCGGCACGCCGGCGATCACCGCCGGCGCAGCGATGCCGATCAGGTCGAGCAAGGTCGGTACGAGATCGCAGGCATGGACGAATTGATGGCGGAGCTCGCCACGCGCGGCGATCCGCTTCGGCCACGACAGGATGAAGGGATCGCGGATGCCGCCGCCATGGGTGTTCTGCTTGTAGCGCTTGAGCGGCGTGTTCGACGCCATCGCCCAGCCATGCGGAAAGTTCGAGTGTGTATCGGGGCCGCCGATGTCGTCGATCCGTGCGAGCTTCTCGGCGATCGGCTCCGGCTTGAAGTTGAACGGCCCCATCGCATTGACGAAGCCGAGCGGCCCGCCCTCCTGGCTGGCGCCATTGTCGGACATCACGATGACCAGCGTGTTGTCGCGCTGACCCGTCTTGTCGAGGAAGGCGAGCAACCGGGCCAGGTGCCGGTCGGCATGGTCGAGCATGCCGGCAAACGCCGATTGCAGCCGGGTGAAGACGCGTCGCTCGTCCAGGGAATGCGCCTCCCAGGCCTTCACGCCGTCATTGCGCGGCGGCAGGTCCGTCGTCTCCGGCACCAGCCCCATCGCCTTCTGCCGCGCCAGACGCTGGGCGCGCTCGACATCCCAGCCATGGGCGAAGACGGCATCGTAGCTCTCGATGATGTCCCGCGGCGCCTGATGCGGCGCGTGGCAGGCGCCGAGCGCGAGCCAGGTCAGCCATGGCAGCTCGGGCCGGTCGGCGGTGTGGTCGGCGATGAAGCGGATGGCCTGATCGACGAGGTCCGCGGTTAAATGATAGCCGTCGGCGTAGCTGCCTGGCGGCGGGATATGCGTGTTGTCGAGCACGAGCTCGGGCGCATATTGATCGGTCTCGGCGTCGAGAAAGCCGTAGAAGCGATCGAAGCCGCGGCCGAGCGGCCAGCCGTCGAACGGCCCGGTGGCCCCGCTCTCTGTCAGCGGCGTGACGTGCCATTTGCCGACCATGTAGTTGCGATACGCGTGCGCGCGCAGCATCTCGGCGAGCGTTCCCGCTTCGCGCGCGATCTTGCCGCGATAGCCGGGATAGCCTGAATCGAAGTTGGCGAGGCAGCCGACGCCGACCGAATGGTGGTTGCGGCCGGTCAACAGCGCCGCGCGCGTGGTCGAGCACATCGCGGTGGTGTGGAAGCCGGAATAGCGCAGCCCCTGCGCCGCCAGCGCGTCGATCGCGGGCGTGAGGATCAGCGAGCCGTAGGAGCCGAAATCGGAGAAGCCGACATCATCGAACAGCACCACCAGGATGTTCGGCGCGCCCTCAGGGGGCTGCGGCGGCGCCGGCCACCACGGCTTTGAGCCCGCGATGGTCCTGCCGATCGTGCCGCCGAATGCAGGCTCGCTCATGGCTCGTCCTCCCCTGTCGCTCGCGTCGCGGCCCCAGGCGGCCTTGCGACAGCGGCGTTGGTCTGGTTGCGGCAATCGCACTCCTTGGAGGGCAGCGCCGCTTGCCTCAGATCATAATCATAATTATGATTACTATTCCAGACGGAGAGTTTCATGCCCCCCCAAATTTCAGCGGTCGACCTGCCCGGCGTCACGCCCTCGCGGCAGCAGCGCAGCCGCGAGACGACGCTGGCGCTGCTGACTGCCGGCGCCGAACTGCTGCGCACGCGCAGCCTCGCGGAGCTGTCCATCAGCGACCTTTGCGCTGACATCGGAGCCACCGTCGGCGCCTTCTACAGCCGCTTCGACAGCAAGGAGGCCTATTTTAACGCCCTGCTCGCGCTCACCCTGGAGGACGGTCGGGAGCAGCTCCTGAAGCTGCCGGCATCGGAAGCGGCCCCTGCCGGCGACCTCGACGCGCAGTGTCATCTGCTGGTCCGCGGCACCGTCCTCTGGATGCGCCGCCACAAGGGCGTGCTCCGCGCCGCCCTCGTTCGCAGCGAAAACGGGTCCAACAACTGGACCGGCTTCAAGGATCTGGCGCAGGCGCTGTCGCAACGCGCGGCGCTGCTGCTCCGCCCGACGGCTGACGGCGCCAGCGCCGGCCGGCGCAAGCCGACGGCGACCGCGGAGGAGCGCAAGACGGTCGCGTTCGGCATCCAGGTCGTGCTCGGCACGCTGGTGAATGCCATCCTCAACGATCCCGGCCCGCTCTCGATCGACGACGACGAGATCGCGGAGCGGCTGGGTGCCTGCCTCGTCCTGCTGCTGCGGTCCGCGCCGGGCGGTGGGGAGTGCGGGCACCTTCGCCCGGCAACAGAGAAAGACACTTTTTAGTTCGCTAAGGTTCGACTATAAAAAGAAGAAGATCAACATTGCCTGGAGGACGCGGTAGATGTCTTACGGGAAACCGATTTCATTATTGCGCGGCTGCACTGCGATGGCGCGGGTTCCAGCGAATAGACGGCTAGCCTCCGCCGCACTCCTAGCAGTTTCACTCTCACAAGTCAGTGCTGCTGCGGACGAATTGGCTAACTGCGCGCAGGCTGACGGCGATGCCGCTATTTCCAGCTGCTCATCGATAATCGATGTAGGAGAGTATTCTAATCCGGACCTAGTTCGCGCCCACCTCCTTAGAGGTTATGCCTATTCTGTAAAGGGAAACTACGACCGCGCAATAAAGGACTACAATGTAGCAATTGACCTTGACCCCAACAATGCGGTTGCGCACTACAACCGGGGGACGATTAAAAGCAACATCGGCGAATACGACCAAGCCATTTTAGATTACACTAAAGCTATTGAGCTCAAGCCGGGGCTTTCTGACGCCTTTAACAATCGCTGCTTTGCTTACAACGCAAACGGAAATTACGAGAAAGCCGAAGCGGACTGCCGCCGTGCAATAGAACTCGATCCGAACCAAGCGAATTTCCACCTGGGACTAGGAAACGTTTTGAATAGCAAGAAGGAATATGAGAGATCCTTAGAAGAGTACGGCAGAGCAATTCAACTGGATAGCTCAAACTCGAACGCCTTCCTCGGCCGCTGCAGCGTCAACATCAAACTTAACAAGCTCGATCTTGCAATCAGGAATTGCAGCAAGGCTATTGAACTACAACCAAATAATCCGATCGGGTGGAATAATCGCTGCTGGGCACAGGCAGTTCTCGGGCAACTAGAGCCTGCTTTGAGCGACTGTAATAGAGCTCTAGATCTGCAGCCGAACGATCCATATTCGCTCGACAGCAGAGGACTTACCTTTTTCAAAATGGGGGCCCTTGACAAGGCGATACTCGACTATGATCAAGCCCTGCTACTTCAGCCTGGTCGACCGAACTCACTTTACGGAAGAGGCCTGGCAAAGCTGAAGAAAGGAGATTTAACAGGAGGAAATAAGGATTTGGATGCAGCGAAGAAGGCAGACTCTGAGGTTAGCAACCAACTAAGCTTGTTTGGAGTCAAATGAGCGCCTTCTGCAATCAGATTAGTTTATCCCTTTTTTTTACGCTTGACGCCGAATTAGAAGTCTCAGTGCGAGTTAGCTTTTTTACAGTCACCTTACCAATATCGATAGTTCTGAAGAAAGGATCGATCGTTGCCTCGTCTCGCTTGAACAAGCTCCAGAATGCCCACCACGGCGGCGGCTCGATCTTCGGCAACGGCTGGGGGCCCCAGCCAGAACTAGCTGGGAAAGAGATGACGATCTTAGGCAGGCGCCCCTCACTCTCTTCCGGAACTTTAAACCTAAAAGTCGCCCCGTCGTGACCAAGAATATTTGGATGCGTTCGGACATCCATTTGACTAAGTACTTGCTCTAGCGCGTCAATGTCTCCGCCGGATTCGTCAGTCAGACTGATTTCACCCCGAATTTCCCAATATGGACGGATAGCACTACCTATATAGTTCTTCGTCGCATCAACTTGTGACTTTATAAGCAGAAAGATGATCAAGTATGCAGCAAATGCGCCTCCGGTATTAATTGTCAGACCGGCAAGAGGTCCCGACGCAGCAAGGGGGGCGTTGGGGAAAAGACGGTAGATCAAAATTGCAGGCAAAAGGGGCAACGCCACCCATATGGCCAGCAACAAAAGAAGAGAAACTAATGTGAAAAGTATCATACGCCGCCCCGCGGTACTACTCGGCCACCCGGGTTAAAAGAAAGCTCGGCTCGCTAACGCGGGTCAGCCATCACGCAAGTGATCGCCGGACTCCCCGGAGAGCATAGCAGGCCAGTCATCAAAATCACAGTGAGAGTCGCAACAACAAATTTCTTCATGGCTACCCCCTAACGTTTCGATCAGAGTAACTTAGCTTATAGCTTACCGCAAGTAGAACGCATATTTGCTACCCGGACTGCATCTAGTATGGCCTAGGTGACATTTGCGCTTGTAACAGAGCGTTTTTTTTCGGCGTTCTAGATCCCGTTGTAAGTCTCCGCCGTCGCTGATCTCGATCTACGTCTCAGCCCCAAGTGCAACTTGGCCCCGTATCCCGTGTACTCGCGACGCAGAATTGGGATCAGCAGCAGCTGGCCAAGCTTGCGGAGCCTCTGCTTTCTTACTTGCTAGTGTTGGCATGACCGTTGGCGCCCCCTCCCCAACGGCCCGCTCTTAAAATACCGCAGAAAGTGCCCCTGCGCCGTCCAGAGCTCAGCCCGCAATCTTAGACATCCGGCGTCCAGACCGCGTGAACGCGAGCCGGCCGACCCGGGCAGGCCGAGCCCCGGGGCCAACGCGTTGCAAACCAGGTTGAAATCCGTCATCCAGCGGCTTGCCAAAGCCGCGGACATGCGGGTAGAAGGACGCGTCGCCGCCGCCGGCCTGCTTCGCGGACCGGTTCGCAAAACGATGCCAGACAGTCCACCAAATGGTTGAAACTGCTCGGCATTCCGTTGGGGAATGGTGTAACGGTAGCACAACAGACTCTGACTCTGTTTGTCTTGGTTCGAATCCAGGTTCCCCAGCCAGCTTGATCTCGCCGCGACGGCCTGCGGCGTGACGCCTCCCTCTTCGTGATCCAAGCCGGCTCTCTCACGCGCCCCTTCGACGCCCCCCTCGTTAACCTCTGCTCATTGCGAATCGACGAGAACGGAACAACCATTCCGGACAACGGAACGCGTCGGCGGAGGAGTCCACGTGCAGAGCAGCGTCGGGTCGCGGGCCTTTCAGAACGCACGGCTTCAGAAGCGCGCCAAGAAGCAGGCGGACGCGCTGTTGCCGGCGGCCGTGAAGGCCTATCGCGAGGGCCGCCATCAGGAGGCGCAGGCGCTGTGCCAGCAGATCCTGCAGGAGCTGCCGCAGCATTTCGGCGCCCTGCATCTGCTCGGCGTGTCCGAACGGGAGTGCGGCCGGTTCGATCAGGCCGTGCTGCTCCTGACGCGAGCGGTCGAGATCGACCCGCGCGCGGCGGACGCCCAGTCCGATCTCGGCGTCGCGCTGTCCCGGCTCGGCCGTCACGAGGACGCCCGCGCCCGCTTCGAGCGCGCCATCGCGCTCAAGCCGAACTTCCCGACCGCGCTCACCCATCTCGGCAATGCGCTGATGAGCCTGTTCCGTTTCGAGGAGGCGATCTCGGCGCATGACCGCGCCATTGCGCTGAAGCCCGACTATGCCGAGGCCTACGCCAATCGCGGCATGACGCTGCTGTTCACGAGCCGCCACGCTGAGGCCGGCCAGAACTTCGACCGCGCTCTCTCGCTGCAGCCGCGGTTGCTGTCCGCCCTGTTCGGCAAGGCCGTCGCCAGCACCTATCTGCGCGACTTCGACGCTGCACTGGCCGCGCTGAATACGGCGCTGGCGATCAATCCGAATGCGGGTGCCGTGATCGCCCAGCGCGGGCGGGTGTATCAGGAGCTCGGCAAGTTCGAGCAGGCGGAGGCTGATTTCGACGCCGCGCTCGCGCGTGAGCCGCTTCTCGAAGCCGCCCTTTGCGGCAAGGCCACGGTCACACTCGCCAATGGCCATCTCGCGCAGGCGATCGCCGTCAGCAACAAGGTGCTGGCCCAGAACCCGAACTCGGAGCTCGCCTGGACCCTGCTCGGCGTCTGCGCCGCGGCGCAGGGCGACACCGCCACGGCGATCGAGCATTACGACCGCGCGCTCGCGATCAACCCGCATCATGAGGACGCGATCACCAAGAAGATCTTCGCGCTGGATTTCCTGCCCGACGTGACGGTCAAGCGCCTTCAGGCTGAGCGGAAATATTGGTGGGACGCGATCGGGTCACGCCTGCCACAGCGCTCGCTCGGCGCGCGGGATCTCGATCCGGATCGGCGGCTGGTCGTGGGCTACGTCTCGTCGGATTTCCGCGACCACTCGGCCGCTTTCGCCTTCATGCCCATCCTGCGCCACCACGATCACGCGAAGTTCGAGATTATCGCTTATTCCTGCTCGCCGATGCAGGACGCCAAGACCGAGCTGTGCCGTGCGCTGGTCGATCGCTGGGTCGACGCCTCGCTGTGGAGCGACGACAAGCTCGCCGATCAGATCCAGGCCGACAAGGTCGACATCCTCGTCGACCTCTCCGGGCATTCCGCCGGCCACCGGCTCACACTGTTTGCGCGCAAGCCCGCCCCGATCCAGGTCTCGGCCGTCGGCAGCGTCACCGGGACGGGTCTGCCCGTGATGGATTATCTGCTGGCCGATCCCGTCGTGATTCCAGCCGCGGTCCGGCCGCTGTTTGCCGAGCGGATCTACGACTTGCCGTCGCTCATCACGATCGAACCGCCGCCTCCTGTTCCGCCGTCGCCGCTGCCGATGCTTCGGAACGGTTACGTCACCTTCGGCGCGTTCAATCGCATCGACAAGCTGTCGGACCCGACGCTCAGTCTCTGGTCGAAGCTGATGGCTGCAACGCCGGGATCGATCATCGTCGTCAAGAACCATTCCATGGGCGATGCCCTGATGCGTGACCGATTGATCGCGCGCTTCGTCGCTCACGGCATTGCCGCGGACCGCGTTCGTTGTGAGGGAAAGACGACGCGCCAGGCCCATCTTGCAATGTTCGCCGATATCGACATCTCGCTCGATCCGTTCCCGCAGAATGGCGGCATCTCGACCTGGGAGTCGCTGCAAATGGGCGTACCCGTCGTCACCAAGCTCGGCAGCGGCCCCGCCGCTCGCGCCGGCGGAGCGATCGTCAAGGCGGTCGGCCTCGACGACTGGGTCGCCGAGGATGACGACGCCTATCTCGCCATCGCGCTGAAATTCTGCTCCCGGCCCGCAGAGCT is from Bradyrhizobium sp. ORS 285 and encodes:
- a CDS encoding arylsulfatase: MSEPAFGGTIGRTIAGSKPWWPAPPQPPEGAPNILVVLFDDVGFSDFGSYGSLILTPAIDALAAQGLRYSGFHTTAMCSTTRAALLTGRNHHSVGVGCLANFDSGYPGYRGKIAREAGTLAEMLRAHAYRNYMVGKWHVTPLTESGATGPFDGWPLGRGFDRFYGFLDAETDQYAPELVLDNTHIPPPGSYADGYHLTADLVDQAIRFIADHTADRPELPWLTWLALGACHAPHQAPRDIIESYDAVFAHGWDVERAQRLARQKAMGLVPETTDLPPRNDGVKAWEAHSLDERRVFTRLQSAFAGMLDHADRHLARLLAFLDKTGQRDNTLVIVMSDNGASQEGGPLGFVNAMGPFNFKPEPIAEKLARIDDIGGPDTHSNFPHGWAMASNTPLKRYKQNTHGGGIRDPFILSWPKRIAARGELRHQFVHACDLVPTLLDLIGIAAPAVIAGVPQMPLEGVSFASSIRDAHAPSKPVPQYFEMFGHRGLWHDGWKAVAFHPTGTPFDNDKWELFHLAQDFSETHDLAAAEPERLAALVKLWWEQAEAHQVLPLDDRLGPRFAENAARVHGARTRFTFHAGMGHVPTDVAPDVRSRDYLIEAHVETEEGASGVLIAHGDATSGYSLYLKDGHLVHDLNIGGRHEIVRSTRPVPAGAHRLGLCVERLRRQTEPAKGARTGISQYTLLIDGEEAGALTTQLAFHTLISWSGLDIGHDRGSPVSDYTAPFAFTGRLSHVTVTMQNEQSLDGESVGNAEMARQ
- a CDS encoding TetR/AcrR family transcriptional regulator, with the protein product MPPQISAVDLPGVTPSRQQRSRETTLALLTAGAELLRTRSLAELSISDLCADIGATVGAFYSRFDSKEAYFNALLALTLEDGREQLLKLPASEAAPAGDLDAQCHLLVRGTVLWMRRHKGVLRAALVRSENGSNNWTGFKDLAQALSQRAALLLRPTADGASAGRRKPTATAEERKTVAFGIQVVLGTLVNAILNDPGPLSIDDDEIAERLGACLVLLLRSAPGGGECGHLRPATEKDTF
- a CDS encoding tetratricopeptide repeat protein, whose product is MSYGKPISLLRGCTAMARVPANRRLASAALLAVSLSQVSAAADELANCAQADGDAAISSCSSIIDVGEYSNPDLVRAHLLRGYAYSVKGNYDRAIKDYNVAIDLDPNNAVAHYNRGTIKSNIGEYDQAILDYTKAIELKPGLSDAFNNRCFAYNANGNYEKAEADCRRAIELDPNQANFHLGLGNVLNSKKEYERSLEEYGRAIQLDSSNSNAFLGRCSVNIKLNKLDLAIRNCSKAIELQPNNPIGWNNRCWAQAVLGQLEPALSDCNRALDLQPNDPYSLDSRGLTFFKMGALDKAILDYDQALLLQPGRPNSLYGRGLAKLKKGDLTGGNKDLDAAKKADSEVSNQLSLFGVK
- a CDS encoding tetratricopeptide repeat protein — translated: MQSSVGSRAFQNARLQKRAKKQADALLPAAVKAYREGRHQEAQALCQQILQELPQHFGALHLLGVSERECGRFDQAVLLLTRAVEIDPRAADAQSDLGVALSRLGRHEDARARFERAIALKPNFPTALTHLGNALMSLFRFEEAISAHDRAIALKPDYAEAYANRGMTLLFTSRHAEAGQNFDRALSLQPRLLSALFGKAVASTYLRDFDAALAALNTALAINPNAGAVIAQRGRVYQELGKFEQAEADFDAALAREPLLEAALCGKATVTLANGHLAQAIAVSNKVLAQNPNSELAWTLLGVCAAAQGDTATAIEHYDRALAINPHHEDAITKKIFALDFLPDVTVKRLQAERKYWWDAIGSRLPQRSLGARDLDPDRRLVVGYVSSDFRDHSAAFAFMPILRHHDHAKFEIIAYSCSPMQDAKTELCRALVDRWVDASLWSDDKLADQIQADKVDILVDLSGHSAGHRLTLFARKPAPIQVSAVGSVTGTGLPVMDYLLADPVVIPAAVRPLFAERIYDLPSLITIEPPPPVPPSPLPMLRNGYVTFGAFNRIDKLSDPTLSLWSKLMAATPGSIIVVKNHSMGDALMRDRLIARFVAHGIAADRVRCEGKTTRQAHLAMFADIDISLDPFPQNGGISTWESLQMGVPVVTKLGSGPAARAGGAIVKAVGLDDWVAEDDDAYLAIALKFCSRPAELAALRARLTDLVSHSAAGDNALYTQQVEQGYRKFWQDYCAQATAGAGDRN